A single genomic interval of Cellulosilyticum sp. I15G10I2 harbors:
- a CDS encoding DUF6171 family protein: MEIICKRCKVFEQDEEQLLSTLKTYRDSLSEEERVPQEIYEQRLAICESCESLTNGLCGFCGCFVIVRAIKKRMNCPHPKGEKWHKQG; this comes from the coding sequence ATGGAAATCATCTGTAAACGCTGCAAGGTATTTGAGCAAGATGAGGAGCAGCTGTTAAGTACACTAAAAACATATAGAGATTCCCTGAGTGAGGAAGAGAGAGTACCGCAGGAGATCTATGAACAAAGACTTGCTATATGTGAGAGTTGTGAGAGTCTCACTAATGGGCTGTGTGGATTTTGCGGCTGCTTTGTAATCGTTAGAGCGATTAAAAAGAGAATGAATTGTCCGCATCCCAAAGGTGAAAAATGGCATAAACAAGGCTGA
- a CDS encoding alpha-N-arabinofuranosidase: MIRYVVNVKDRKSKIDKNIYGHFSEHLGRCIYEGIYVGEESSIPNINGMRIDVVEALRNIKVPVLRWPGGCFADEYHWKDGIGSKENRKRMINTHWGGVVEDNSFGTHEFMELCRQVDCEPYINGNLGSGTVQEMAEWVEYLTFDGISPMAELRKSNGQEKAWQVKYFGVGNENWGCGGNMRPEYYADEYRRYQTYLRNYGSNKLYKIACGANGSDYNWTKVLMERAANYMDALTLHYYTIPGGWDHKMPALGFDEEAYYHTIKEASFMEELLDRHIHIMDQYDKEKRIAVIVDEWGSWYQVEPGTNPGFLYQQNTMRDAILAGVTLNIFNKYAERVRMANIAQIVNVLQAIILTEGQKMLLTPTYHVFDLYKVHQDAFLLESFISTEDIGSNAYRIKDLYESASIDDKGQVNITVCNTDLDQVKAVEGQLLGFKAKAVKGRVLSEKMDAHNTFEEPNKVRLEAFESVQLTEDGFKMEVPPCSIVQLTFSGV; encoded by the coding sequence ATGATAAGATATGTTGTAAATGTTAAAGATAGAAAATCTAAAATTGATAAAAATATTTATGGACACTTCTCAGAACATCTAGGCAGATGTATTTATGAGGGCATTTATGTGGGAGAAGAGTCTAGTATACCCAATATAAACGGCATGAGAATAGACGTAGTAGAGGCGCTAAGAAATATTAAAGTCCCTGTGCTGAGATGGCCGGGAGGTTGTTTTGCAGATGAGTACCACTGGAAAGATGGTATAGGATCTAAGGAGAACCGTAAAAGAATGATTAATACCCATTGGGGTGGTGTTGTAGAAGACAATAGCTTTGGAACCCATGAGTTCATGGAGCTTTGCAGACAAGTTGACTGTGAACCGTATATCAATGGCAACCTAGGTAGCGGCACAGTACAAGAAATGGCAGAATGGGTAGAATATTTGACTTTTGATGGCATTTCACCTATGGCAGAGCTGCGTAAAAGTAACGGACAGGAAAAAGCATGGCAGGTCAAGTATTTTGGTGTTGGCAATGAAAACTGGGGATGTGGCGGTAATATGAGGCCAGAATATTATGCTGACGAATATCGCAGATATCAAACGTATTTAAGAAATTATGGTTCAAATAAGCTTTATAAAATTGCCTGCGGAGCGAACGGTAGTGATTATAACTGGACTAAGGTACTTATGGAGAGAGCGGCTAACTATATGGATGCACTTACACTTCATTATTATACTATTCCAGGAGGGTGGGACCATAAGATGCCAGCTCTAGGTTTTGATGAAGAGGCGTATTATCATACGATAAAAGAAGCTTCTTTTATGGAAGAGTTACTAGATAGACATATCCATATTATGGATCAGTATGACAAAGAAAAACGTATTGCGGTAATAGTAGATGAGTGGGGCAGCTGGTACCAAGTAGAACCAGGAACCAATCCAGGCTTTTTATATCAGCAAAACACTATGCGGGATGCTATCCTTGCAGGTGTTACTTTAAATATATTTAATAAATATGCAGAACGTGTACGTATGGCTAATATTGCTCAGATTGTTAATGTGCTGCAAGCAATCATTTTAACAGAAGGGCAAAAGATGCTTCTTACCCCTACGTACCATGTATTTGACTTATATAAAGTGCATCAAGATGCGTTTTTATTAGAGAGCTTTATTAGTACAGAGGATATCGGCAGTAACGCATATCGCATCAAAGACTTGTATGAGTCAGCTTCTATTGATGACAAAGGGCAAGTTAATATTACAGTTTGTAACACTGATTTAGACCAAGTTAAGGCAGTAGAAGGCCAATTACTAGGATTTAAAGCTAAAGCAGTTAAAGGGCGTGTGTTATCTGAAAAGATGGATGCACATAATACTTTTGAAGAGCCAAACAAGGTTAGGTTAGAAGCCTTTGAGTCGGTTCAGCTTACAGAAGATGGTTTCAAGATGGAAGTGCCGCCATGCAGTATAGTACAGTTAACTTTTAGCGGTGTGTAG